One part of the Sphingopyxis sp. TUF1 genome encodes these proteins:
- a CDS encoding helicase-related protein: protein MTSSFSQPVKAVLGPTNTGKTHLAVERLTAHASGMIGFPLRLLAREVYDRIVAIKGAPQVALITGEERIVPAQARYLLGTMEALPVERDVAFVGIDEAQLGADPERGHVFTDRLLRARGREETMILGSASIRGLVRELVPEAEIVTRPRFSTLSYAGSSKLSRLPKRSAIVAFSAEEVYAIAEMLRRFSGGAAVVMGALSPRTRNAQVAMFEAGEVDYLVATDAIGMGLNLDVKHVAFASLQKFDGRRLRRLTIAEMAQIAGRAGRHQQDGSFGTVGLPQGGFTPEEIAAIEGHHFPPVANLFWREPNPRFGSLDQLLADLAQPPTLPGLRPAPEAVDIAVLKHLAGDMEVRARGSDFDAVQRLWDVCGLPDFEQLGAEHHSRTVFKLWQWRTSGDGMIDPDWFARRLARLDDVEGDIDQLASRIAAVRTLCFIAQRGDWIAGGAGWAERTQALEARLSDALHAALAQRFVDRRLALLLRDAGQRGNSLPVAVGADGTVAVDGESIGTLKGFQFKVDPVAKASDHRMLLAAAEKHLRTELARRAAALADSDDSALSLVAEPGGAPRLAWHGQVIAALARGPTLVQPAIQLDPSLRRLEPHQVQAIADRLHRFVASQLTRHAAPLAAMGEAAGDLFTPPRVRALLAALTDNSGTIGRAVVEDQLNALAADERPQLRKLGLTIGSLDIFHPQLLKPEAVRWRAALIAAQQATPVPALPPHGAVLQKTGSQAGLTTAGFRRCASGWLRIDMAEKLARQAHAARMQAAAPPTAPITGGDDHQHDEPGDEAHSPPPAGFVIDPALATSLGLDEETRRALLGSFGFRSVGEPALHRWRWSGLRKAADKRPRRKQRRSGGGAPLKSAVNGEARRAPPKPAKAKPAKPRPDAPRAPRRDRPERRGPSPNSPFAGLAALLADARKD, encoded by the coding sequence ATGACCTCCTCTTTCTCCCAGCCGGTCAAGGCTGTCCTTGGCCCCACCAATACCGGCAAAACCCATTTGGCGGTCGAGCGCCTGACCGCCCATGCCAGCGGCATGATCGGCTTTCCGCTGCGCTTGCTCGCGCGCGAAGTCTATGACCGCATCGTGGCGATCAAGGGCGCGCCCCAAGTCGCGTTGATCACCGGCGAGGAGCGGATCGTGCCGGCGCAGGCGCGCTACCTGCTCGGCACGATGGAAGCGCTCCCGGTGGAGCGCGACGTCGCCTTTGTGGGCATCGACGAGGCGCAGCTGGGTGCGGACCCCGAGCGCGGCCATGTCTTTACCGACCGCTTGCTGCGCGCCCGCGGGCGCGAGGAGACGATGATCCTGGGATCGGCGAGCATACGCGGGCTGGTCCGCGAGCTGGTGCCGGAGGCGGAGATCGTCACGCGGCCGCGCTTTTCGACGCTGAGCTATGCCGGATCGTCGAAGCTGTCGCGACTGCCCAAGCGATCGGCGATCGTCGCCTTCTCGGCCGAAGAGGTTTATGCGATTGCCGAGATGTTGCGCCGTTTTTCGGGCGGCGCCGCGGTCGTGATGGGCGCGCTCAGCCCCCGGACCCGCAACGCGCAGGTCGCGATGTTCGAGGCGGGCGAGGTCGATTATCTCGTCGCTACCGACGCTATCGGCATGGGGCTCAACCTCGACGTCAAGCATGTCGCCTTTGCCTCCTTGCAAAAGTTCGACGGCCGCCGCCTCCGCCGCCTGACGATCGCCGAAATGGCGCAGATCGCCGGCCGCGCAGGGCGCCACCAGCAGGATGGCAGCTTCGGCACCGTCGGCCTCCCGCAAGGCGGATTCACACCAGAGGAAATCGCGGCGATCGAGGGACATCATTTCCCGCCGGTCGCGAACCTGTTCTGGCGCGAGCCCAACCCGCGCTTCGGCTCGCTCGACCAGCTGCTCGCCGATCTGGCGCAGCCCCCGACGCTGCCGGGGCTGCGCCCGGCGCCCGAGGCGGTCGATATTGCCGTGCTCAAGCATCTGGCCGGCGATATGGAAGTGCGCGCGCGCGGCAGCGATTTCGACGCGGTCCAGCGGCTTTGGGACGTGTGCGGCCTCCCCGATTTTGAGCAATTGGGCGCCGAACACCACAGCCGTACCGTGTTCAAGCTGTGGCAATGGCGCACGAGCGGCGACGGGATGATCGACCCCGACTGGTTCGCGCGGCGGCTGGCGCGCCTCGACGATGTCGAGGGCGACATCGACCAGCTCGCGAGCCGCATTGCGGCCGTCCGGACGCTCTGCTTCATCGCGCAGCGCGGCGACTGGATCGCGGGCGGCGCGGGCTGGGCCGAGCGGACGCAGGCGCTCGAAGCGCGGCTGTCCGATGCGCTGCACGCCGCGCTGGCGCAGCGCTTCGTCGACCGGCGGCTCGCACTGCTGCTCCGCGACGCGGGGCAACGCGGCAACAGCCTGCCCGTCGCGGTCGGAGCCGACGGTACCGTCGCGGTCGATGGTGAATCGATCGGCACGCTCAAAGGCTTCCAGTTTAAGGTCGATCCCGTGGCCAAGGCCAGCGACCACCGGATGCTGCTTGCCGCGGCCGAAAAACATCTGCGCACCGAACTGGCACGCCGCGCCGCCGCATTGGCCGACAGCGACGACAGCGCGCTGTCGCTCGTCGCCGAGCCAGGGGGCGCGCCGCGTCTCGCCTGGCACGGCCAAGTCATCGCCGCACTCGCGCGCGGGCCCACGCTTGTGCAGCCGGCGATCCAGCTCGATCCCTCGCTGCGCCGCCTCGAACCCCATCAGGTGCAGGCGATCGCCGACCGGCTGCACCGCTTTGTCGCCAGCCAGCTTACGCGTCATGCCGCGCCGCTTGCCGCCATGGGCGAAGCGGCAGGCGACCTGTTCACCCCGCCGCGTGTCCGGGCGCTGCTCGCGGCGCTCACCGACAACAGCGGCACGATCGGGCGCGCGGTGGTTGAGGATCAGCTGAATGCACTGGCCGCAGACGAACGGCCGCAACTGCGCAAGCTTGGCCTCACGATCGGCTCGCTCGACATTTTTCATCCGCAGCTCCTGAAACCCGAGGCGGTTCGCTGGCGCGCGGCGCTGATCGCCGCGCAGCAGGCGACGCCGGTCCCGGCGCTCCCCCCGCATGGCGCCGTGTTGCAAAAAACCGGCAGTCAGGCGGGGCTCACCACCGCGGGTTTTCGCCGCTGCGCATCGGGCTGGCTGCGGATCGACATGGCCGAAAAGCTCGCACGGCAAGCCCACGCCGCGCGGATGCAGGCCGCGGCGCCGCCAACCGCGCCGATCACCGGCGGCGACGATCACCAGCATGACGAACCGGGCGACGAGGCGCACAGCCCGCCGCCCGCCGGTTTCGTGATTGACCCCGCGCTCGCCACCTCGCTGGGGCTCGACGAGGAAACGCGCCGCGCGCTGCTCGGCAGCTTCGGTTTCCGCAGCGTCGGCGAGCCGGCGCTGCACCGCTGGCGCTGGTCGGGGCTGCGCAAGGCCGCGGACAAGCGCCCGCGCCGCAAACAGCGGCGGAGCGGCGGCGGGGCGCCACTGAAGAGCGCCGTCAATGGCGAAGCGCGGCGCGCCCCGCCAAAACCGGCGAAAGCCAAACCCGCCAAGCCCCGGCCCGACGCCCCCCGCGCACCGCGGCGCGACCGCCCCGAACGGCGCGGCCCCTCGCCCAACAGCCCCTTCGCCGGCCTGGCCGCCTTGCTCGCCGACGCGCGCAAGGACTGA
- a CDS encoding M23 family metallopeptidase: MSQAIPLRRTGPDSADRLGWRERLAQLDLVPDLGSNIGSAEWWRGLATLTLLCGTAIATFPGVRPLTVTTTPALDAADFNEARGQMIVPLAFGGDTGRHMAATDAVRPLNQTPERPQIELTATLGRGDSFARLLERSGVGSSEAQAIADKVSGAVPLTDIAPGTRIDLILGRRAARTMPRPVDALAMRARFDLRIEMERVGGQLVLRRIPIAVDATPLRIRGRVGDSLYRSARAAGAPPQAIQSYLRVIGQQVSIGSGIRAGDEYDIIVEHRRAETGESETGKLLYAGLVRDGKPKLSMLEWNAGGRSQWFEASGVGQQRGGMARPANGRITSTFGMRRHPILGYKRMHSGIDFGGGYGAPIYAVTDGVVSMAGRKGGYGNYVRLNHGNGLGTGYGHMSRIAVRSGQRVNRGQVIGYIGSTGLSTGPHLHYELYRNGRAVNPSSVTFVTRALLEGRELNAFRARIRELTAIAPGAALAPIAPKQIEGPKLGSLADVASKRAGGGL; this comes from the coding sequence ATGTCGCAAGCGATCCCGCTGCGGCGCACAGGCCCCGATTCGGCCGATCGGCTGGGTTGGCGCGAGCGGCTTGCGCAGCTAGACCTCGTCCCCGACCTTGGCAGCAACATCGGATCGGCCGAATGGTGGCGCGGGCTCGCCACGCTCACGCTGTTGTGCGGGACCGCGATCGCAACCTTTCCGGGCGTCCGGCCGCTGACGGTCACGACCACCCCCGCGCTCGACGCGGCCGATTTCAACGAAGCGCGCGGCCAGATGATTGTGCCGCTGGCCTTCGGCGGCGACACCGGGCGGCATATGGCGGCGACCGACGCGGTTCGCCCGCTCAACCAGACGCCCGAACGCCCGCAGATCGAGCTCACCGCCACGCTGGGCCGCGGCGACAGTTTTGCGCGGCTGCTCGAACGCTCGGGCGTGGGCAGTAGCGAGGCGCAGGCGATTGCCGACAAGGTGTCGGGCGCGGTGCCGCTCACCGACATTGCGCCGGGAACGCGGATCGACCTGATCCTCGGCCGCCGCGCGGCGCGCACCATGCCGCGCCCGGTCGATGCGCTGGCGATGCGCGCGCGCTTCGACCTGCGGATCGAAATGGAGCGCGTCGGCGGCCAGCTCGTCCTTCGCCGCATCCCGATCGCGGTCGATGCGACGCCGCTGCGCATTCGCGGGCGGGTTGGCGACAGCCTCTACCGCTCGGCGCGCGCTGCCGGGGCACCGCCGCAGGCGATCCAATCCTATCTGCGCGTCATCGGCCAGCAGGTTTCGATCGGCAGCGGCATTCGGGCGGGCGACGAATATGACATCATCGTCGAGCATCGCCGCGCCGAAACGGGCGAGAGCGAAACCGGCAAGCTGCTTTATGCGGGCCTCGTCCGCGATGGAAAGCCCAAACTGTCGATGCTTGAATGGAATGCAGGCGGGCGCAGCCAATGGTTCGAGGCGTCGGGCGTCGGGCAGCAGCGCGGCGGCATGGCACGGCCCGCCAACGGGCGCATCACCTCGACCTTCGGGATGCGCCGTCACCCGATCCTCGGCTACAAACGGATGCACAGCGGCATCGATTTCGGCGGCGGTTATGGCGCGCCCATCTATGCCGTCACCGACGGCGTTGTGTCGATGGCGGGGCGCAAGGGCGGTTATGGCAATTATGTCCGGCTGAATCACGGCAACGGCCTCGGGACCGGTTATGGCCATATGAGCCGGATTGCGGTGCGATCGGGCCAGCGCGTCAATCGCGGCCAGGTGATCGGCTATATCGGCTCGACCGGGCTGTCGACCGGCCCGCACCTTCATTACGAGCTGTATCGCAACGGCCGCGCGGTCAATCCGTCGTCGGTGACCTTCGTGACGCGCGCATTGCTTGAGGGTCGCGAGCTCAACGCCTTCCGTGCGCGCATCCGCGAACTCACCGCGATCGCGCCGGGCGCCGCGCTGGCGCCGATCGCGCCGAAGCAGATCGAAGGACCGAAACTCGGCAGCCTCGCCGATGTGGCGTCGAAGCGGGCGGGCGGCGGGCTCTAA
- the hemB gene encoding porphobilinogen synthase: MTHAAFPDLRLRRTRRTSWSRAMVRETHLSPANLIWPLFVCDGSGAEEPIASLPGVSRWSVDRLVDRAKEAVAAGIPCLALFPYTQTDRRSEDGSEALNPDSLMCRATAAIKDALGDNIGILTDVALDPYTSHGQDGLIDDAGYVLNDETVDVLVGQALNQARAGADIIAPSDMMDGRIGAIRAALESEGFGHVQIMSYAAKYASAFYGPFRDAVGSRGLLKGDKKTYQMDPANSEEALREVAQDLAEGADSVMVKPGLPYLDIVRAVKHNFAAPVYAYQVSGEYAMIEAAAAAGAGERDALVLETLLAFRRAGASGVLSYHALHAARLLGA; the protein is encoded by the coding sequence ATGACCCACGCCGCTTTTCCCGACCTGCGCCTGCGCCGCACTCGCCGCACATCATGGAGCCGTGCGATGGTGCGCGAAACGCACCTGTCGCCCGCGAACCTCATCTGGCCGCTGTTCGTTTGCGACGGGTCGGGTGCCGAGGAGCCGATCGCCAGCCTGCCGGGGGTGTCGCGCTGGTCTGTCGACCGGCTCGTCGACCGCGCGAAGGAAGCGGTCGCCGCAGGCATCCCGTGCCTGGCGCTTTTTCCATATACGCAGACCGATCGGCGCAGCGAGGACGGGAGCGAGGCGCTCAATCCCGATAGCCTCATGTGCCGCGCGACCGCGGCGATCAAGGATGCGCTCGGCGACAACATCGGCATCCTCACCGACGTTGCGCTCGATCCCTATACCAGTCACGGGCAGGACGGGCTGATCGACGATGCAGGCTATGTCCTCAACGACGAAACGGTCGATGTTCTCGTCGGGCAGGCGCTCAATCAGGCGCGCGCAGGCGCCGACATCATCGCGCCCTCGGACATGATGGACGGCCGGATCGGCGCGATCCGTGCCGCGCTTGAGAGCGAAGGCTTCGGTCATGTCCAGATCATGAGCTACGCCGCCAAATATGCCTCGGCCTTCTACGGACCGTTCCGCGACGCGGTGGGCTCGCGCGGGCTCTTGAAGGGCGACAAGAAGACCTATCAGATGGACCCGGCGAACAGCGAGGAAGCCTTGCGCGAGGTCGCGCAGGATCTGGCCGAGGGCGCCGACAGCGTGATGGTCAAGCCCGGCCTGCCCTATCTCGACATCGTGCGTGCGGTGAAGCACAATTTCGCAGCGCCCGTCTACGCCTATCAGGTGTCGGGCGAATATGCGATGATCGAGGCTGCCGCCGCGGCGGGTGCGGGCGAGCGCGATGCACTGGTCCTCGAAACCTTGCTCGCCTTCCGCCGCGCGGGGGCGTCGGGTGTGCTCAGCTATCATGCGCTCCACGCCGCGCGGCTGCTCGGCGCCTGA
- a CDS encoding spermidine synthase: MTDTASPRRWLFVLTILVGSFLLFLVQPMVARMVLPKLGGAPAVWNSAMLVYQALLLGGYAYAHWLGRFTVRRQAIIHLALFLIAALWLPIGIAAIAPPGPGQEALWVPLLLFASIGPVFFVVSAQAPLMQRWFAADPQAGDPYYLYAASNLGSFGGLISYPALVEPNMPLAVQSWGWTGGYALLVLLVAGAAAARWHGAAESHATAETAEPRPTLRRQLHWLLIAAVPSGLMLSTTTHLTTDIVAMPLLWVLPLGLYLLSFVIAFSRLQGPTQIITLLAPVVLLAVGGLGLLSSGGGSMMVALASLAMLFIVATALHGYLYFLRPAPQHLTLFYLLMSAGGVLGGLFAALVAPLLFDWVYEHPLLILAAAMLLPLPALLPWGKWLGLEAKTARGVAALLVALAAFAAWHMVDNWTGRLDGENAPWGIAIFVIGILVIGWRWAFVSVLALLMIGVGGWDTIQESFSGARVRSYFGVYTVTDYPYANQRRLAHGTTLHGLQRTDAAHRRDPTTYYGPQSGVGLTLAQAEALAGPNAAIGIVGLGAGTLACYRQPGQDWTIFEIDPVMVDIARDPAKFTFLSDCAPDAAIVIGDARLQLASQPPGRFDVIVIDAFSSDAIPLHLLTREAIGIYARAMKPDGILLIHISNRFFGLEPVLAAEAKARGWAAAIRIDPGPASGSDYDDLTASNWVALTATPQRMQQLTGGIRPRDQAFAEGAWVPLEARANFERWTDDYASTLPVLIWKNIIGGREE, from the coding sequence GTGACCGACACCGCATCGCCGCGGCGCTGGCTGTTCGTGCTGACGATCCTCGTCGGCAGTTTCCTGCTGTTCCTTGTCCAGCCGATGGTCGCGCGGATGGTGCTGCCCAAGCTTGGCGGGGCGCCCGCCGTGTGGAACAGCGCCATGCTCGTCTACCAGGCGCTGCTGCTCGGCGGTTATGCCTATGCGCATTGGCTCGGGCGCTTCACTGTGCGGCGGCAGGCGATCATCCACCTCGCGCTTTTCCTCATCGCGGCGCTCTGGCTGCCGATCGGTATCGCCGCGATCGCGCCGCCGGGGCCCGGGCAGGAGGCGCTGTGGGTGCCGCTCCTGCTCTTCGCGTCGATCGGGCCAGTGTTCTTTGTTGTGTCGGCGCAGGCGCCGCTGATGCAGCGCTGGTTCGCCGCCGATCCCCAAGCCGGCGATCCCTATTATCTTTATGCCGCGTCAAACCTCGGCAGTTTTGGGGGGCTCATCAGCTACCCCGCGCTCGTCGAACCCAATATGCCGCTCGCGGTGCAAAGCTGGGGCTGGACTGGCGGCTATGCGCTGCTCGTGCTGCTCGTGGCCGGGGCGGCGGCGGCGCGCTGGCACGGCGCCGCCGAAAGCCACGCCACAGCGGAAACCGCCGAGCCGCGCCCGACGTTGCGGCGCCAGCTTCACTGGCTGCTCATTGCCGCGGTGCCGTCCGGGCTGATGCTGTCAACGACTACGCACCTTACCACCGACATCGTCGCGATGCCGCTGCTCTGGGTGTTGCCGCTGGGGCTTTATTTGCTGAGTTTTGTCATCGCCTTTTCGCGCCTGCAGGGGCCGACGCAGATCATCACGCTGCTCGCGCCGGTCGTGCTCCTCGCGGTCGGCGGGCTCGGGCTGCTGAGTTCGGGCGGCGGGTCGATGATGGTCGCGCTCGCCAGCCTCGCGATGCTGTTCATCGTCGCGACCGCGCTTCATGGCTATCTCTATTTCCTGCGGCCCGCGCCGCAGCATCTGACGCTTTTCTATCTCCTCATGTCGGCGGGCGGCGTGCTGGGCGGGCTGTTCGCCGCGCTCGTCGCGCCGCTCCTCTTCGACTGGGTGTACGAGCATCCGCTGCTCATCCTCGCCGCCGCCATGCTGTTGCCGTTGCCGGCGCTGCTACCGTGGGGCAAATGGCTGGGGCTGGAAGCAAAAACCGCACGCGGCGTCGCCGCGCTGCTCGTCGCGCTCGCCGCCTTTGCCGCCTGGCACATGGTCGATAACTGGACGGGCCGCCTCGACGGGGAGAACGCGCCCTGGGGCATCGCGATCTTCGTCATCGGCATCCTCGTCATCGGCTGGCGCTGGGCGTTCGTGTCGGTGCTTGCACTGTTGATGATCGGCGTCGGCGGCTGGGACACGATCCAGGAAAGCTTCAGCGGTGCGCGCGTACGCAGCTATTTCGGCGTCTATACGGTTACCGACTATCCATACGCGAACCAGCGCCGCCTCGCGCATGGCACGACGCTTCATGGGCTTCAGCGCACCGACGCGGCGCACCGCCGCGACCCGACGACCTATTATGGTCCGCAATCGGGCGTCGGCCTGACGCTGGCGCAGGCGGAGGCGCTCGCAGGCCCGAACGCCGCGATCGGCATCGTCGGGCTGGGTGCGGGCACGCTCGCCTGTTACCGCCAGCCGGGACAGGACTGGACGATCTTCGAGATCGATCCGGTGATGGTCGACATCGCGCGCGATCCGGCAAAATTCACCTTCCTGTCCGATTGCGCGCCCGATGCGGCGATCGTTATCGGCGATGCGCGGCTTCAGCTTGCGAGCCAGCCGCCGGGGCGCTTCGACGTTATCGTCATCGACGCCTTTTCGTCCGACGCGATCCCGCTCCACCTGCTGACCCGCGAGGCGATCGGCATTTACGCGCGCGCGATGAAGCCCGACGGCATATTGCTCATCCATATCTCGAACCGCTTTTTCGGGCTCGAACCCGTGCTTGCTGCCGAGGCGAAGGCGCGCGGATGGGCTGCGGCGATCCGCATCGATCCCGGGCCGGCGAGCGGCAGCGATTATGACGATCTGACCGCGTCGAACTGGGTCGCGCTCACCGCGACGCCGCAGCGGATGCAGCAGCTCACCGGCGGCATCCGGCCGCGCGATCAGGCCTTTGCCGAGGGTGCCTGGGTGCCGCTCGAAGCGCGTGCGAATTTTGAGCGCTGGACCGACGATTATGCATCGACGCTGCCGGTCCTGATCTGGAAGAATATCATCGGAGGCCGCGAGGAATGA
- a CDS encoding gamma carbonic anhydrase family protein → MIDISIISVNDKTPQIDPSAFIAPGCRIIGDVTIGPDVSIWYNCVLRADVSRIVVGARSNIQDGSVVHCDGPMPHRPEGFPTIIGEDVLIGHMAMVHGCTLADRAFVGLKATVMNGCRIGSDAMLAAGALLTENKEIPDRELWAGSPARRVREIDDAQAAGMQVGVAHYVMNGRMHKAAVEQS, encoded by the coding sequence ATGATCGACATCAGCATCATCAGCGTCAACGACAAGACGCCGCAGATCGACCCCAGCGCCTTCATCGCGCCGGGATGCCGGATCATCGGTGATGTGACGATCGGGCCCGACGTCAGCATCTGGTATAATTGCGTGCTGCGCGCCGATGTCAGCCGCATCGTCGTCGGCGCGCGGTCGAACATCCAGGACGGCAGCGTCGTCCATTGCGACGGCCCGATGCCGCACCGGCCGGAGGGTTTTCCGACGATCATCGGTGAGGATGTGCTGATCGGCCATATGGCGATGGTGCATGGCTGCACGCTCGCGGATCGCGCCTTCGTCGGCCTGAAAGCCACGGTGATGAACGGATGCCGCATCGGCAGCGACGCGATGCTCGCGGCGGGCGCGCTGCTGACCGAGAACAAGGAAATTCCCGATCGCGAGCTGTGGGCCGGATCGCCCGCGCGGCGAGTGCGCGAAATCGACGATGCGCAGGCCGCAGGGATGCAGGTCGGCGTCGCGCATTATGTGATGAACGGCCGGATGCACAAGGCGGCGGTGGAACAAAGCTAA
- a CDS encoding urate hydroxylase PuuD — translation MDKFFGNLHAVLGVGLLLAIALMLGLNGQNFEDGVAAGNAIMRWLHTFFGVLWIGLLYYFNFVQIPTMPKIPAELKPAVGKHIAPAALFWFRWAALLTVLLGIGIAGHAKYLAPALALQDPYKLIGVGMWLGLIMAFNVWFVIWPNQKKALGIVEADDATKAKAAKTAMIFSRTNTLLSIPMLYAMVNFS, via the coding sequence ATGGACAAATTTTTCGGTAATCTGCACGCCGTGCTCGGCGTCGGGCTGCTACTCGCGATCGCGTTGATGCTCGGCCTCAACGGCCAGAATTTCGAGGATGGGGTCGCCGCGGGTAACGCGATCATGCGCTGGCTGCACACCTTCTTCGGCGTGCTGTGGATCGGGCTGCTCTATTATTTCAACTTCGTTCAGATACCGACGATGCCCAAGATTCCGGCCGAACTGAAACCCGCGGTCGGCAAACATATCGCGCCCGCCGCGCTGTTCTGGTTCCGCTGGGCGGCGCTGCTGACCGTGTTGCTCGGCATCGGCATTGCCGGCCACGCCAAATATCTGGCGCCCGCGCTGGCACTTCAGGATCCGTACAAGCTGATCGGCGTCGGCATGTGGCTGGGCCTGATCATGGCGTTCAACGTCTGGTTCGTGATCTGGCCGAACCAGAAAAAGGCACTCGGCATCGTCGAGGCCGACGATGCGACCAAGGCGAAGGCCGCAAAGACCGCGATGATCTTTTCGCGAACCAACACCTTGCTGTCGATCCCGATGCTCTATGCGATGGTGAACTTCAGCTGA
- a CDS encoding inner membrane-spanning protein YciB: MSDVLPSGPEPVPAPPPAKHGWLNFAIDFGPLLVFFLAYKFSSGGEGAFAATTAAIKGTVAFMVAIVIAMAVSKWKLGKISPMLWMSSILVLGFGALTIWFHDERFIVMKPTIIYGAFAAMLLGGWWFKKPMLKYLLQSALEGLTEKGWLLLSRNWGLFFAALGIANHVMYELIQAKQMSFDLWLTIKVWGVTALSFLFTLSQLPVMLKNGLAVPDEAVADKS, translated from the coding sequence ATGAGCGACGTCCTCCCCAGCGGCCCTGAGCCCGTTCCGGCGCCGCCGCCCGCCAAGCATGGCTGGCTCAACTTCGCGATCGATTTCGGGCCGCTGCTCGTCTTTTTCCTCGCCTATAAATTCTCTTCCGGCGGCGAAGGAGCGTTCGCGGCGACGACGGCGGCGATCAAGGGCACGGTCGCCTTCATGGTCGCGATCGTTATCGCGATGGCGGTATCGAAGTGGAAGCTCGGCAAGATTTCGCCGATGCTTTGGATGTCGAGCATCCTCGTGCTTGGTTTCGGCGCGCTGACGATCTGGTTCCACGACGAACGCTTCATCGTGATGAAGCCGACGATCATCTACGGTGCCTTTGCCGCGATGCTGCTCGGCGGCTGGTGGTTTAAGAAACCGATGCTCAAATATCTGCTGCAATCGGCGCTCGAAGGGCTGACCGAAAAGGGTTGGCTGCTCCTGTCGCGCAACTGGGGCCTCTTCTTCGCCGCGCTCGGCATCGCCAACCATGTGATGTACGAGCTGATCCAGGCGAAACAGATGAGCTTCGACCTGTGGCTGACGATCAAGGTCTGGGGCGTCACCGCCCTCTCCTTCCTCTTCACGCTGAGCCAGCTCCCCGTGATGCTGAAGAACGGCCTCGCCGTGCCCGACGAGGCCGTCGCCGACAAAAGTTGA
- the ftsY gene encoding signal recognition particle-docking protein FtsY: MTGKSWSERLLGGFRRTSERLGENLAGLTGKARLDEDDLDRIEEALITADLGPAMAARIRDRLAGRRDVAANGTEELRRVVAEEIAAVLRPVAEPLDIDAFPRPQVILVIGVNGSGKTTTIAKLAHLFQEQDYGVMLVAGDTFRAAAIGQLKVWAERLGVPIMAGPEGGDSAGIVFDAVKQATATGIDVLIVDTAGRLQNKRELMDELAKIKRVLGRLNPAAPHDVVLVLDATTGQNALAQIDVFREVAGVTGLVMTKLDGTARGGVLVAAAERHGLPIHAIGIGETMEDLRPFDADEIAGIIAGNIR, translated from the coding sequence ATGACCGGCAAAAGCTGGAGCGAAAGGCTGCTCGGCGGCTTTCGCCGCACGTCCGAACGGCTCGGCGAGAATCTCGCCGGGCTGACCGGCAAGGCGAGGCTCGACGAGGACGATCTCGACCGGATCGAGGAAGCGCTGATTACCGCCGACCTCGGCCCCGCGATGGCCGCGCGCATCCGCGACCGCCTGGCCGGGCGGCGCGACGTCGCGGCGAACGGCACCGAGGAGCTGCGCCGGGTCGTCGCCGAAGAAATCGCCGCGGTGCTGCGCCCGGTTGCCGAGCCGCTCGACATCGACGCCTTTCCGCGTCCGCAGGTGATCCTGGTGATCGGGGTCAACGGATCGGGCAAGACCACGACCATCGCCAAGCTGGCGCATCTGTTCCAGGAACAGGATTATGGCGTGATGCTCGTCGCGGGCGATACCTTTCGCGCCGCCGCGATCGGGCAATTGAAGGTCTGGGCCGAGCGGCTGGGCGTGCCGATCATGGCGGGACCCGAAGGCGGCGACAGCGCGGGCATCGTGTTCGACGCGGTGAAGCAGGCGACCGCGACGGGCATCGACGTGCTGATCGTCGACACCGCCGGACGCCTTCAGAACAAGCGCGAGCTGATGGACGAGCTCGCCAAGATCAAGCGCGTGCTCGGCCGCCTCAATCCTGCGGCGCCGCACGACGTCGTGCTCGTGCTCGACGCGACGACGGGGCAGAATGCGCTGGCGCAGATCGACGTGTTTCGCGAGGTTGCGGGCGTGACCGGGCTCGTCATGACCAAGCTCGACGGCACCGCGCGCGGCGGCGTCCTTGTCGCCGCGGCCGAACGCCACGGGCTTCCGATCCACGCGATCGGCATTGGCGAAACGATGGAAGATTTGCGCCCCTTCGACGCCGACGAGATCGCGGGCATCATTGCAGGAAATATCAGATGA